The genomic DNA CGGCCGAATCCGCTGAGAGCCTGCAGGATCAGCAGGGTCGCCAGACCCAGAACGCCCGCGGCCAGGGTCGGGGTATCGCCGAGGATGGACCGCCCGATGATCGCGCCCATCGCGATGATCGCGGCGACGTCGAAGCTCGACAGGCTCGCCAGAGTGCGCTGTCCGAAGATGCGCAAGAGCAGAATGATCCCGAAGTAGAAGGCCACGCATGAGAGGACGATCCTCACTGCGTCGACCCAGTTGAGCCCGTATTCCATCCAATCCATGACAACCTCCGGAACGGATGATACGCCGTTCCCCGAGATCGGGGCGCTGGGCTGCGGTCGGGGTCAGCGATTCGCACCGGGATCAGCGCCTCATCTGGGATTCAGACCGAGCGCAGCCATTCGTCGACGGTCTTATCGGACATCCTCGGTGACGGTGGGATGAGTCCGTCTCGGGCCATCGGCCCGGGCAGAGGAATGCCCACGATCTTCGAACGCCTAGCCCCGGCTGTCCGGGCACGTGCCGCGGCAAGTCTGCGGGCGATCTCAGCGAAGTCGCTGATCTCAGGACCGGCGACCTCGATGGTGCCGAGTTCGCGTGCGTCGATGGCTTCGGCCATCATGCGTGCCGCCTCGGCGACGGTCAGTGCCTGCACACGCATCTTCGGCACGAAGCGCAGCGGCCCTGCCTTGACCGTCATCGTGTCGACGAGTTCGAACCACTGAGCGGACCGGAACATCAGCAACTGCTCGTCCGGGACGAGCCGGCGATATATACGCTCCTGCATGGCTTTGCCCTGGTAGTAGCCCGTCATCCGTGATTCGGCTGCCTCGGGGCGGAACGCGATCGAGAGGACGGCCACGGAGGTGCCGGGCTGCTCTGCAGCGGCCTCGGCGATCGAACGGGAGCTGCGGGAGAAGAAGTCGATGGCTTTGTGGGCGTTCATCGTCAGTTGGTTGACGCAGTCCACGAGGACGTCGCTGCCCTCGGCCGCCTCGGCGACTCCCTGCCCGGTCACCGTGTCGACCCCGCTCCCGCGATGAGCTGCGAAGACGGTGTGTCCGCGTTCGCGCAGCTGGGGCACCAACTGTGCGCCGAAGGTTCCCGTTGCTCCATAGACGGTGATCTGCATGATCGTCGACCCCTCAGACGCCGCACGGGCGAGCCCGCAGTCGAGCCCGCCCGTGCGCCGGTCGTTTCTCAGTTCTGGTTGACTGTGACGGTACCAGTATCCGCTGTGGCCGAGACCGGAACGAGGGTCTTGCCCTTGGCTTCCTTCGGGTCGTCCGCCACATCGTATTTCTTCAGATCGGAGGCGAGGTCGACGCTGCCGTCATTGGACTTCGCGTTGATCCGGTAGAAGAAGTCCTCATCCAGCTCTTCTGAGGTGAGCTTGAGATTCGGCACCCGCACGTCGATCGAGCCTTCTTCGGTCTTGGCGATGATTCCGCCGGCGGGCATCGCCTGATTGGTGAAGTCGAGGTCGACGGTTCCCGTCGAACTGACCACGTCGATGCGGTCGCTGACGATGAGGTTCTCACCTTCGATGGCACCGACCCCGGTCTTGGCCGACACGGAACCGAACTCACCGTCCAGATAGGTGGCGCCCCAATCGCTCGTGGTCCGCACCTTCTCAGCCGAACCGGTCACGTTCGCAGTTCCACCACCGGTGTCGGCGTTGATCTCGGCGAAGTCACCGGTGACATCGAACCGGCCGTAGTTGCCGTCGAAGCCCAGGGCAAGGTCTTTCGCCTCACTGGTCGGGATGGTGAAGGTCAACCGGGTGTTCTCCAGTTTCTCATCGTTTTTCACGGCCACCTCGGCGGTATCGGCTCGACTGTCGACCTCAAGGTCCGCGGAGCTGTCGCGGGGACCTGTGCCGGTGAGCTTCACGGTCGCTTCGGCGACGTCGGCGGTCTTGATGTCGACGGCGCCACCGGAGTCGAGACCGATCTTGAGTTCCTTCATCGCCTTCGGCAGCGGTTCGGATGATTCGATCCGCCCGTAGTCGAGGCGGGAAGCACCCTGGGCGGTGCTGACGATGACGGGGACGAGGAGGACGACGGCGGCGAGGATGATCAGGACCGCGCGCAGACCGACGCGGGCGGATTCGCTGATGCGCACTGTGGCAGGCATTCTATGCTCCGAGGAATGTGAGGACGGCGAGGACTCGACGGTTCTCCGAGGTGTCGGCGGTGAGGCCGAACTTCGTGAACACCGAGGAGATGTGCTTCTCTACGGCACCGGCACTGAGATACAGGGTGCCGGCGATCGCGGCGTTGGACTTGCCCTCTGCCATGAGCTGGAGGACTTCGATCTCGCGAGGGCTCAGCGTCGAGAGTCCGTCCTTCTTGCGCGTGCGCACGAGGATCTGGGACACGACCTCCGGATCGAGGACGGTGCCGCCTCCTGCGACCTCGTCGACAGCGGTGAGGAAGTCTTCGACATCGGCGACTCGGTCCTTGAGCAGGTAGCCGAAGCCGCCGGTGTTCTCGGCGATGAGTTCGGACGCGTACTGCTCCTCCACGTACTGGCTGAACACGAGGACCTTGACGTCCGGGTTCTGCTTGCGGATGAGGACGGCGGCGCGGATGCCTTCGTCGGTGAACGTCGGGGGCATGCGCACGTCGATGACGGCGAGGTCCGGTGGATCGTTGTGGACGACGGCGAGGAGTTCGTTGGCGTCGGGCACGGCGGCGATGACTTCGTGTCCGGCGTCGGCGAGCAGCCTTTCGAGTCCGGCCCGCAGGACGGCGGAGTCTTCAGCGATTACGATGCGCATGGCACCTCCACAACTACAGTCGTTGGCCCACCTGCGGGGCTGGTCAGGTTCAGTGTGCCACGAGCGGCTTCGACCCGGTCGATGAGACCGGCGATCCCGGTGTGACGCCCGCTGCGGTCGACGCGTGCGCCGCCGTGGCCGTTGTCGGTGACGACGATCTGCACACCTGTCTCGGTCGGGGCGATGAACACGCTGGCGCGGGTGGCGCCGGAGTGCTTGGAGATGTTCGTCAGGCATTCGGCGACGACGAAGTACGACACGGCTTCGGCCTCGCGCCCGATCCTTCCCTCGAGGCGGACATCGACGTCGACGGGGATCGTCGATCGTCCGGCCAGCGCGGAGACGGCGGCGTCGAGTCCGCGGTCGGTGAGAACGGCGGGGTGGATTCCGCGGGCCAGTTGGCGGAGTTCGTTGACGATGCCCTTGGCTTCGGTATGGGCTTCGGCCACGAGTTCCTTCGCCTTCTCCGGATCGGAGTCGATCTTGGACTTCGCCATGCCCAGGGTCATGGTCAGGGCGACGAGGCGGGGCTGGGCTCCGTCGTGTAGGTCGCGTTCGATGCGCAGACGTTCCGCGGCTGCCGCCTCGAGGCCGGCCATGCGGGCCCGATCGAGTTCGGTGACCTCGGCCTGCAGCGCCACGGTGCGGGCCGGGGCGAGCAGCGCCCGGTCGAGGGCGCGGTCGAGCAGCGGGGCGAACCACAGGATGGCCAGGGAGCTGGCGAGGACGATGACGGCGCCGATGGCCACACCGATGCGGGCCGGTCCGTCGATGGATTCGCCGATGAAGAAGGTGTTGACTCCGTGCGGGTTGATGGCCGCGAAGATGCCGAAGATGGATCCGCAGATTGCGGCGATGGTGCCGGCGACGACGATCAGACCGAGGAGCATCTTGATGTAATGGTGGGCAGTCGAGCGCCAGAAGGCACCGGATTTCACCTGCAGCCAGCGGTTGTGGAGGAAGCGGCTGATGCCGGGTTCGCGGTTGCTGCTTTCGATCTTCGGGACGGGGATCTTGTCGGAGTAGATGAGTTCGGCCCGGTAGCGTTCGGCGTTGTTCGCACCCTGCTGGACGAGGACCCAGACGAGGAGGGCGAGGACGCCGAGGCCGAGTGCGAAGATGCCGCCGATTCCGGTGAACAGCAGTCCCAGCGGGATCCACGCCCAGATCAGGGCGAGGACGGCGGAGAGCACGAGGTTCGCGACGCCGATGATTCCGGTCGGACGCTTGGGCCAGGTGATGGGTCCGTCGGCGGGGATCTCGGTGACCTCGTCCCGGCTCAGCGGCAGTGAGCCGGTGACCGGTGCGTAGGCGACGGGTTCGCGTGGCGGCTTCATTCGCCGAGGCGGCCGCGGGCGTGGCATCGGCTGTGCCGTCGGCATGGGCTGTGGGTGCGGCGCGTGCTGTGCGTTCGGCGAGGGCCGACCGAACTGCGGGCCGGGTTGTGGTGCTGGGCGCGGTCCGGGTTGAGGGGCAGGCCGCGGGTCGCGACCGGGAGGGGTGGGGTAGTTCGGGTTGTTCGAGGGTGCATACCCGACCGGAGGGGCTCCGGCCGAGGGACGGGTGCGAGGTCCCGCCTGCGCAGGAGCCGTCGGGTGAGTGTAGGTGACCGGCCTCGTGGGGTTCATCGGCGGGTAGTCAGGGCGCTGGGCTTGAGCGCCGGCTCCCATGACTCGGGTCGAGCCAGTCGCGAACGGCACGTCGAGGTCGACGGGTTTCGCCCGGAACTCTCCGGCTTCGCGAGCGGTCGGTTCATCTACCGCTGCTGCGTCGACCTCGGTGGTCGCCGGTGCATTGACGATGTCTGCGGCGCTGATGGACTCTTCGCGTTCGTTCGCAGCGGGGTCCGCTTCGCGGGTCTGAGTCTCCTCCGGACCGGGGCCGAGCGGCTCCTGATCCTGCGGGTTCTCGGGGGTCTTCTCACTCATAGCAAATACGCTACGGGAGCCGCGGGCTCGCGAACAGCACGAAGACCTCCGACCCCACGTCGGGTTTTCCCGACACCCTGTGACCGGCCCCACTGGATTTCCAAGTGGACG from Brevibacterium sp. JSBI002 includes the following:
- a CDS encoding SDR family oxidoreductase, with the translated sequence MQITVYGATGTFGAQLVPQLRERGHTVFAAHRGSGVDTVTGQGVAEAAEGSDVLVDCVNQLTMNAHKAIDFFSRSSRSIAEAAAEQPGTSVAVLSIAFRPEAAESRMTGYYQGKAMQERIYRRLVPDEQLLMFRSAQWFELVDTMTVKAGPLRFVPKMRVQALTVAEAARMMAEAIDARELGTIEVAGPEISDFAEIARRLAAARARTAGARRSKIVGIPLPGPMARDGLIPPSPRMSDKTVDEWLRSV
- a CDS encoding response regulator transcription factor — encoded protein: MRIVIAEDSAVLRAGLERLLADAGHEVIAAVPDANELLAVVHNDPPDLAVIDVRMPPTFTDEGIRAAVLIRKQNPDVKVLVFSQYVEEQYASELIAENTGGFGYLLKDRVADVEDFLTAVDEVAGGGTVLDPEVVSQILVRTRKKDGLSTLSPREIEVLQLMAEGKSNAAIAGTLYLSAGAVEKHISSVFTKFGLTADTSENRRVLAVLTFLGA
- a CDS encoding sensor histidine kinase; translated protein: MSEKTPENPQDQEPLGPGPEETQTREADPAANEREESISAADIVNAPATTEVDAAAVDEPTAREAGEFRAKPVDLDVPFATGSTRVMGAGAQAQRPDYPPMNPTRPVTYTHPTAPAQAGPRTRPSAGAPPVGYAPSNNPNYPTPPGRDPRPAPQPGPRPAPQPGPQFGRPSPNAQHAPHPQPMPTAQPMPRPRPPRRMKPPREPVAYAPVTGSLPLSRDEVTEIPADGPITWPKRPTGIIGVANLVLSAVLALIWAWIPLGLLFTGIGGIFALGLGVLALLVWVLVQQGANNAERYRAELIYSDKIPVPKIESSNREPGISRFLHNRWLQVKSGAFWRSTAHHYIKMLLGLIVVAGTIAAICGSIFGIFAAINPHGVNTFFIGESIDGPARIGVAIGAVIVLASSLAILWFAPLLDRALDRALLAPARTVALQAEVTELDRARMAGLEAAAAERLRIERDLHDGAQPRLVALTMTLGMAKSKIDSDPEKAKELVAEAHTEAKGIVNELRQLARGIHPAVLTDRGLDAAVSALAGRSTIPVDVDVRLEGRIGREAEAVSYFVVAECLTNISKHSGATRASVFIAPTETGVQIVVTDNGHGGARVDRSGRHTGIAGLIDRVEAARGTLNLTSPAGGPTTVVVEVPCAS